The Inmirania thermothiophila nucleotide sequence GGCGACGATCCGCGCGGCTGGGACCACCAGATCTCCGATGGCGGCGAGCCCACCTTCCGCTGGAGCCTCAACCGCAACGCGCTGCTGTGGGCGCGGCGCGGCGCGGGGGGCACCCGCGAGCTCGTGTGGACGGCGGAGGCGGCCCTCGGCGGCATCACCGGCCTCGGGGTGGGCCTCGGCTGGCGCTCGGGGCGCATCGCGAGCCCGTGGTGGAGCTTCACGCCCCAGGAGGCCGAGTACATCGTCCTCGGCGGCGGCGGCACCGGCGATCGCGGCCGCGGCGACCGCTACCTGTGGGCCGGCCTCATGCTGCGTTACCGGCTCTACAACGTGCTCCTGCAGGGGCAGTTCCGCGACAGCGACGTGACCTTCTCCCGCGACGAGCTCCGTCCCGTCGTGGGCGAGGCCTGGGTCGGCTACACCTTCCCGGGCCCGTGGGGGCTGGAGCTCAGCGTCGCCGTGCGCGCCCGCTCCCAGGAGATCGAGGCCCTGGACGACATCCCGGTCTGGGGCAGCCTCGTCATCCGCCGTCCCGACTGAGCCGGGCGCCTCCGGGCGGCGGTGCCGGGCGCACCGCCACCGCGGTGTCGTGGAAGGCGGCGCCGCCGCGGGGCGCGGGGCGGTCGGCGGCCACCAGGGCGTTGGCGCCCAGGCCGTCGGCGAAGGCGGCGCCGGGCCAGATGCCCTCCAGGCAAACGGTCCCGGGGGCGAGGCCCTCGCGGATGCGGGCGCGCAGGCGGATGCGGCCGCGGCGGCTCGCCACCTCCACCCAGTCGCCATCGCCGATGCCGCAGGCGGCGGCGTCGTCGGGACGGATCTGCAGGCGCGGCGCCTCCTCGGCCGTGCGCGAGCCCGGCGTCTCGGTGAAGGTGGTGTTGAGGAAGCCGCGCGCCGGGGGCGTGACCAGGCGCAGGGGGTACGCCGCGTCCGCGGGCTCGTTCACCGCCCAGTGGTCGGGCAGCGGGGGCATGGCCGCCCCCTCCGGACCCAGCGCCGCCCACTCGGGGCGGAAGCGGAAGCGCCCGTCGGGCCAGGCGAAGCCGTCGAGGAAGCGCATCCGCTCCGAGGGCAGGGCGCAGTCGTGGAGGCGGGTGCGCTCGAGCTCGGCAAGGGGCGGATAGCCCGAGCGCTCCAGGGTCGCGGCGATGAGCTCCAGCGCGCTCATGCCGAAGCCCGGGTGCTCGGCGCCGAGGCGCGCGGCGAGGGCGCACACCACCTCGTGGTTGGAGCGGCACGCGCCGGGCGGTTCCACCACCTTGCGGCCGAGCTGCAGGAAGGTGTGGCCGTAGCTCTGGTAGAGGTCGTCGTGCTCCAGGAACATCGTGGCCGGCAGCACGATGTCGGCGAGGCGTGCGGTGGCGGTGAGGAACTGCTCGTGCACGCAGAGGAAGAGGTCCTCGCGGGCGAGCCCCGCCCGCACCCGCGCCGAGTCCGGCGCCACCTCCGCGGGATTGGTGTTCTGGATCAGCATCGCGGTCACGGGCGGTCCGCCCGCGAGCGCCTCGGGTTCGCCCGCCAGCACGGCCCCGATGCGGGACATGTCCAGGCTGCGCACGCCGTCGCGGCGGGCGTCGAGGCCCTCGATGAGGGTCTTGTCGGTGTGGAAGACGCCGCTGGTGGCGAGCAGCGCCCCGCCGCCGCGGTGGCGCCAGGCCCCCGTGACCGCGGGCAGGCAGCTCACGGCGTGGACGTTGTGAGCGCCGTTGCGCTGGCGGCTCATGCCGAGCCCGAGGCGGATGAAGCTGCGGCGGGTGGCGCCGTAGAGGCGGGCGAAGGCCTCGATCTCGGCGGCGGGGACGCCGGTGATCGGCTCCGCCCAGGCGGGGCCGCGGTGGCGCAGGTGGGCCTCGAGGGCCTCGGCGTCGCGGGTGTAGCGGGCGAGGTAGTCGCGGTCGGCGAACCCGTCGCGGAAGAGGACGTGCATCACCGCGCAGGCCAGCGCGCCGTCGGTGCCCGGGCGGGGGGCGAGGTGCAGGTCCGCCTTCTCGGCGGTGGGCGTGCGCACCGGGTCCACCACCACCAGGCGGGCGCCGCGCCGGCGGGCGCGGGCGACGTGGGTCATGACGTTGACCTGGGTCGCCACCGCGTTGCAGCCCCAGATCACGATGAGCTCGCTCTCGGCCAGCTCCCGCGGGTCGGTGCCGCGCAGCGCCCCGGCGCCGGCGATCCAGCCCGGATAGCCGATGCCGGTGCAGATGTTGGTCTCCTGGCCCGACCAGCCCAGGCAGTGGCGCAGCCGGTTGATGCCGTCGCGCTGCACGAGCCCCATGGTGCCGGCGTAGTAGTAGGGCCAGACCGTCTCGGGCCCGTGGCGGGCGGCGGCCTCGGCCAGCCGTTCCGCCACCTCGTCCAGGGCCGCCTCCCACGAGACCGGCACGAAGCGCCCCTCGCCCTTGGCCCCGACGCGGCGCAGCGGCTGCACGAGGCGGTCTGGGTGGTGGAGGCGCTCGGCGTAGCGGGCCACCTTGGCGCAGATGACCCCGGCGGTGTAGGGGTTGCGGCGGCTGCCGCGGATCCGCCCGATGCGCCCGCCCGGGTGCACCTCCACCTCCAGGGCGCAGGCCGAGGGGCAGTCGTGGGGGCAGACGGCGGGCTCGACGCGGATGCTCACGGGCGGGGTCTCCGGGGCGGGAAGCGGCCGGTGCGGGGGTGGTGCGGGTGCATGGCGCCAGTATACGCGGCCCGCGCCCCTTTTTCGCACCGGGCCGGTAAGGATCCGGGCGGAGGCCGGGTCTCATGGTGCGAGGGGCGGCGATTGCACGCCCTGCAAGCGAAGCGAAGATCTGAGGAGAACGCGAGATGAAGACTCACGAGATGCTGAAGGGTGTGCTGGGTGCGGTGCTGCTGTCGGGGCTGGCGATGACGGCGACGGCGGGGACGCTGGAGTACGGGCAGGACCGCAGCGGCGAGCCGGCGGTGGTGGCGAGCGTGTCGCAGCCGGGCGGCGGGCTGGTGGCGGCGGACGACCGCAGCGGCGAGCCGGCGGTGCGGGCGACGCGGGGCGTGATCGGCACGGCGGCGCTGGGCTTCGCCGACGACCGCAGCTGAGCGGAACGGAGCCCGCCTGCGGGCGGGTGCCCCGCGAAGGCCC carries:
- a CDS encoding lipid A deacylase LpxR family protein; translation: MPTARWTGVVLLGLAALAAHADPGDVGRPEPGAVRAGGWSFHIDNDAFGLTPSDRDYTGGFAFTLYGDRVLDHPLSIHALLRGFDRLVGVERLARAGRTRRHALEFGIAAFTPSDITRAEPVPDDHPYGCVIFVGATTGRPLPAQGVSYDTNLTLGLLGTSVCETMQEGLHATFSGDDPRGWDHQISDGGEPTFRWSLNRNALLWARRGAGGTRELVWTAEAALGGITGLGVGLGWRSGRIASPWWSFTPQEAEYIVLGGGGTGDRGRGDRYLWAGLMLRYRLYNVLLQGQFRDSDVTFSRDELRPVVGEAWVGYTFPGPWGLELSVAVRARSQEIEALDDIPVWGSLVIRRPD
- a CDS encoding molybdopterin-dependent oxidoreductase; the protein is MSIRVEPAVCPHDCPSACALEVEVHPGGRIGRIRGSRRNPYTAGVICAKVARYAERLHHPDRLVQPLRRVGAKGEGRFVPVSWEAALDEVAERLAEAAARHGPETVWPYYYAGTMGLVQRDGINRLRHCLGWSGQETNICTGIGYPGWIAGAGALRGTDPRELAESELIVIWGCNAVATQVNVMTHVARARRRGARLVVVDPVRTPTAEKADLHLAPRPGTDGALACAVMHVLFRDGFADRDYLARYTRDAEALEAHLRHRGPAWAEPITGVPAAEIEAFARLYGATRRSFIRLGLGMSRQRNGAHNVHAVSCLPAVTGAWRHRGGGALLATSGVFHTDKTLIEGLDARRDGVRSLDMSRIGAVLAGEPEALAGGPPVTAMLIQNTNPAEVAPDSARVRAGLAREDLFLCVHEQFLTATARLADIVLPATMFLEHDDLYQSYGHTFLQLGRKVVEPPGACRSNHEVVCALAARLGAEHPGFGMSALELIAATLERSGYPPLAELERTRLHDCALPSERMRFLDGFAWPDGRFRFRPEWAALGPEGAAMPPLPDHWAVNEPADAAYPLRLVTPPARGFLNTTFTETPGSRTAEEAPRLQIRPDDAAACGIGDGDWVEVASRRGRIRLRARIREGLAPGTVCLEGIWPGAAFADGLGANALVAADRPAPRGGAAFHDTAVAVRPAPPPGGARLSRDGG